DNA from Chiloscyllium plagiosum isolate BGI_BamShark_2017 chromosome 44, ASM401019v2, whole genome shotgun sequence:
atgtcttcaaggcagaaattgataaattcttgatgtcacaaggaattgagggctatggggagaatgcaggtaagtggagttgaaatgcccatcagccatgattgaatggcagagtggactcgatgggccgaatggctttacttccgctcctatgtcttgtggtcttaccACAACTATggtagttagccaatcctctatccatgctaacatacaGCCTCCATCACCCTGGGCTCCTTGCTTATTATTTCATGAGATGTGAATATCATTGGCTGTGCCGACAACTCTTCCCAAACtgaccttgaaaaggtggtgctgagctgcctcttAAATTGCTTCACAAATATATGTGGACTGCAACAATGTTCAGGactgagttccagcattttggtcAATAACAAAGAAGCAATGCGATAAATCTTGCAGTCGAAATCCTGCGTTCACACTTGTCTGTTCTTGGTGGTTGAGGTCATGGCTTGGAAGATGCTTTTGAAGAACCATCACTCATGAAATCAAGCCAGGCTGATAGATTGTGGCCCCAAACTCTGCCATTTGATTTTCCTCATCAATCTACATTCTTTCCAGACACGTTTCAGCCACGCAATGCCTTCTGTTATGGCTTAAAGGTAAGAATACACAAGATAATCAACCGTATCTTGGGTTGTATAAATCTTAGCTTGCCAGAATTATTTTAAACTGGGTGACTGCATGAAATGGTTTGTTGGTCAGACTTGAACCATCATCCTCAAAGGAGGCAATGCCATTGTTATCATTAAACTCCTCTTTTTGTTAAAAAGGACAAgctcttgatttattttcacaacttACTGGCATTCACACCAGCACATTCAATGTCAAACTCTgacatcagaaatgaaattacaTCATTAATTTTGTCTTACAATAATCCAACAGAATAATTAATAACACACAGTGAATACCAAGCCTGAttaatatgaaattaaatttgaccGAAATTGTAAAATCAGGATGGGAAGATAACAAATGGGGGAAGGGCAGaaggcaagaaatgcagcatcataGAAGGTGCTCCTCCACGGAGTGTATTTTACCTACAACTGCTCAATATAAACAAACACTCTGACATGACCCTCCGGTTTTAATGTAAACCATATTCCCATACAGTAGGTACCATTTAAATAAGTTAATAGATACAAGCCTTGAGCAAATCCAGCCTCCGGCCGGGCCTCCCGCTTCTTGGAGCTCGGACCTTCCTCCAGCTCCGGGGGGTTGTTGAGCTCCTGGGCTCCGGCCGCCGCCGAAGAAGCCGCGGGTGCCGGCTCTCTCTCCTCCACCGCcgacatttttaatttgttttctcgTTCACCCGGTAACCGTCACCTCCCCCTTCCCGGGCCCCGGGAATTATACACAAATAAACAATAAACCCCATTTACTGTAATGGGCTGTGGGGGTACAGTGGTTGTGTCTCATGTTGAGGAggaagatgtttcctctcattcaaCAGAAGAGGACCTGTTTACTACAGAGGTTTTTTTTGCGATGCAGCTGTAGTCTCCCATAGAGCCCTGAGGctcaggtttaaatcccactgcTCCAGTATGTGTAATAATATCCTCAATTTTTTTTCAGCCATAAGTCACACAAactatagtccaacacgtttatttgaaatcgcacaCGCTTGGAGCGtagcctcttcatcaggtgaagggatGGAAAACAAAACGTGCAGGAAagagaattcagataaatgatcaGCCATAGATGGTGATGAAAGACAGAGCATCTCAACCTATTCCCATTCCTATTTCTAATCTTTTTAATATGACAAGTTGTgtattttccaaacattaattttatttccatgatttaaaaatgaatatttaaggATGGTCAGTTTATTCTTTCTCACTTGGACACATTGTGACCCACAACTATTTAGATACCACTGTTAATATCATAGCACCTCTCATGAGATATCAGAGAAACAATTCATAAATAAACTTGACAGAATCACTCGAGTAGACACTGGAACAGAGAAAGCACCCTACAGATATTGGGAATCGAAAGGTTATTGAAGTGAAATGTTAAGAGCAGGTGAACACCCCCAATAAGGGAACTCACCTGACTGACCTAATTAGAATCACCCACAGTACCCAGTGCTACTCTTCACCGAACACTGATTACTTTCCTTTTCAGTTTAATGATCCAACTATCTTTTGAATGCCATAATTGAATCTgactcccacactctctctcacagaccatTCCAAAGGTCAACGATTTTCAATCATTAACAAAATACGTTCTGGATCTCTCCCAAAACACAATTCATATAGATTCTTGCTTCAAATCATTTGCAGTAAGTTCTTCACATGGACAAATTTGCAGCTTAGAGCATTTGTTCAAATTTCATATcatattggggtggcacagtgcttggcattgctacctcacagcactaggaacccaggttcaattccagcctcaggcgagtgtctgcatgttctccctgtctgcatgggtttccttccacagtccaaagatgtgcaggttaggtggattgaccatgtgaAATTGATctgcgatgtgtaggttagatggatgagtcatggtaaatgcaggagaatgggatgatcctgggtgggatgctctttggtgtgtcagcgcaggctcaatgggacaaatggcctctttctgcactgtagggattttatgtatCTCTGTCTGATTTCTAGCACATGCTTCTATGTGAAAGGGACATTTTACACTCATGTTAAGTACTGCAGTCTCTATATTTTCATACATACCTCTAAATTAGGTTTGAATGAAATCCCCcccatttcactgtattttagctagcattccccccaccccttccATTCCTTATTCCATTACCTGTGTTATGATCCCCTTCTCTTTATATATATTATTGTAGACAGGCTAAATCTAGTTACTATGTCTATAAAATATGAGAGGAAAATGCTTTTTTCCTGATCCCATACTTTGAGTCCATTACTACAGCTTGTTAAGGTCTCTTGCCAAAGAGAACTCTTAATCCTGCATCCTTCGGtaggattagattaggatatctggtcggcatggatgagttggattaaatggtttgtttctgtcctgtgcatctctatgactatgactatcgaataaggaccaggagcaggcaggtgggactagtttagttggggatcatggactggttggactgaacggtctgtatGACGACACAGCCTCGAATGAATGGGGATCAATTCCAAAGAGATGTTAAAGGTCTCGAGCACCACCTTAGACACGTGTGTGGACCCCTTCCAGATAACTGAGAGCAGTGGAGCACTGTGAAATTCAGTACGTCAGTCAACCAGCAAGTTCTCTCCGGGAGACTTGTCTCAAGAAAGGAAGCGGTTTCCTGTCCCATCAACTGGACTGTGGATCAGTTTGGAGCAGGTCCTTTATCTCTGACAAAATAGGTGgacagagtccagagtgtggtgctggaacagcacagcagctctggcagcatccaagaagcaggagaattgatgtttagggcataaacccttcatcagcaatgaggcttgtgggcccgaagggctgagagataaatggtggtggggttggggggaaggtagctgagaatgtgataggcagatgaaggtgattggtcagagaggagggtggggcagatagatgggaaaggtgatggacaggtcaagagggtagtgctgagttggaggcttctGACTGGGATAGGGTGATGATCCACTAGTTGgcacctgtctccccaatgtagagaagaccacattggatgcaatggatacagtagatgacactgGTGgtggtacaggtaaatttctgtcaaatgtggaaggatcctttggggccttggacggaggtgagaggaGTGATTTTGGGCGCAGGTTTTcacttcctgcggtggcggggaaggtgctgggagtgaggtgtggacctgacgagggagtcacagagggaatggcctCTTTGGAATGCTggtcggggtgaaaggtgttgaTGAAGATGACGAACTGTTCAAACTCATGAGAGCATGAAGTGGCACCGATATGGTCATCGATGTactggaggaacaggtggggggtggtgccagtgtcgctgaggaaaatggactgttccacgtacccgacaaagaggcaggcatagctgggtcccatggctacccctttagttTGGTACATTGGTTTGGATGCCGTCTGAGGTTTGTGTGGATCACTTCAGTGGGAATGTGCAGTCCCGGGCTCAGCGAGCAGCACTGCAAGCAAagctcacagaatccctacagtgaaacaggcccttcgacccaacaagtccacaccgaccctctgaacagtaacccacccagacctattcccctaccccattagtCTACATTACCCCCTAAACAATacacacctacacatccctgaacactctgggacaatttagcttggctaattcacttgcatatctttggattgtgggagcacccagaggaaacccttgcagacactgggggagaatgtgcaaactccacaaagacagtcaccccagggtggaattgaaccctggtccctggcgatgtgaggcagtgGCACTAATCACTGAGTTGCTGTGCTGCCCGTGAGCCAacctggggttggggggagatgggaggggtgtgtgggtgCAGTCTAGCAGAAAACAAAGAGAGCTCGCTGACGCTCCCAGTGCACCCACGGTCAGAACGGGCAGGAGGTTCAGTCCTGGGGGTAACCCACAGCAGCGTCGCCGGCGGAATCTGCTGGTGTCTCCTCTGGTGTCTCTGCAAGTTACTGGACGACGTGAACCTCTGCCCGCAGTTGGGGCAGGCaaacggcctctcccccgtgtggacccgctggtgcctcagcaggttggaggcctgggtaaagcccttcccgcactcagggcagctgaagggcctctctccagtgtggacccgctggtggtcCAGCAGGTCAGAGGAGCGTTTAAAgtccttcccacactcagggcaggggAACGGCCGCTCCCcggtgtggatccgctggtgcatcagcagggcagaggaattaccaaaggccttcccacactcggggcaattgaagggcctctccccagtgtggacccgccggtgggtcagcaggtgggaggagcggTTAAAGCTCTTCTCACACTCggggcaggagaacggcctctcccctgtgtggatccgctggtgcctcagcagggtgggggaattgctgaaggccttcccacactcagggcaggagaacggcctctccccagtgtggacccgccggtgggtcagcaggttggaggatttgctgaaggacttcccgcactcagggcaggGGAAGGATCTcaccccagtgtggacccgctggtgggccaCAAGGGTAGAGGCCTGGGCAAAGCTCTTCTCACATGCGAGGCAGGAGAACGGACTCTCCGTTGTGTGGATCCGCAGGTGGGCCATCAGGTTGGAGGAGCGGGTAAAACCCTTCCTGCACTCTGGGCAggaaaatggcctctccctggtgtggatcCACTGGTGGGCCAGTAGGTTGGAGTTGCtggtaaagcccttcccacactcggggcaggggaatggcctctccccggtgtgactgcgccgatgagtCTCCAGGGCAGACGGGAAACTGAAGCATTTCccacagtcgccacacttccacggtttctccatggaGCAGGATTCCTCGGGTTTCTCCATGGCTGAAACTTCAGCCGCACACAAACGTGTGTACAGCCCCTCCCTGCTGcgaattcctctttccaggctgtataactgtttcaggctccacactcagtgcacTGCAACAGTAtggtctctcatccagtcccactgatgctgaaaacgttatgaaacaggaaccaaaaagcaTTGCTCCATCTCACAGCATCATAGTTGAAAATCTTTGCAGTCccgatggattgagtgactgtcagacattgatgtgaaaatgaggactgcagacactggagatcagaatcgaaaagtgtcgtgctggaaaaacacagcaggtcaggcagcatccgaggagcaggagagtcgagcataagctgttgattttgaaacttccgtCTTCAGGTAGTctgtaaaaagagattacaaaagtcatcaCTGTCAATCCGGGGGGAGGTGGGGTCGGAATGAGACAACAAGGTATTGACACCGACACCAGAAAGAAACTGAACATAGAGACGTGGCAAACGTTAGTGAcaagtcagagtcagagagagacacagcactgaaccagaccctttggtccaactcatccacgtcaACCAGAAATCcaaaatccatttgccagcatttggcccataaccctctaaacccctcctattcatatacctatccagatgccttttaaatgtcataattgttaCAGcacccactacttcctctggcatctttgtacacgcaccaccttctgcatgaaaaacttgccccttaggtccgtttcTAACAAGTTGCTCTCATCTAAACCCGtgacactatggcaatcccagtatatgtttgaaaagttaaaatccctgacaataaccatcctattactcttacaggtaactgaaacctccttacaaatttgtttctcaatttcccactgaccatGAGGGTGTCTacaacacaatcccaataaggtgatcatcccttccttatttctcagttccaaccaaataaccttcctggatgtattcctaggaatatcctccttaagtcCAGCAggaatactatcccttatcaaaaacaccactcccccttcatctcttgcctccctttctatcctttctgaagcatttgtatcctggaacattaaactgctagtcctgcccatccctgagccacgtttctgtaattgctatgatatcacatCCCATCTTGCTAATCATGCCCTgaactcatctgccttccc
Protein-coding regions in this window:
- the LOC122543526 gene encoding zinc finger protein 239-like — encoded protein: MEKPEESCSMEKPWKCGDCGKCFSFPSALETHRRSHTGERPFPCPECGKGFTSNSNLLAHQWIHTRERPFSCPECRKGFTRSSNLMAHLRIHTTESPFSCLACEKSFAQASTLVAHQRVHTGVRSFPCPECGKSFSKSSNLLTHRRVHTGERPFSCPECGKAFSNSPTLLRHQRIHTGERPFSCPECEKSFNRSSHLLTHRRVHTGERPFNCPECGKAFGNSSALLMHQRIHTGERPFPCPECGKDFKRSSDLLDHQRVHTGERPFSCPECGKGFTQASNLLRHQRVHTGERPFACPNCGQRFTSSSNLQRHQRRHQQIPPATLLWVTPRTEPPARSDRGCTGSVSELSLFSARLHPHTPPISPQPQVGSRAAQQLSD